From a region of the Triticum aestivum cultivar Chinese Spring chromosome 7D, IWGSC CS RefSeq v2.1, whole genome shotgun sequence genome:
- the LOC123164795 gene encoding uncharacterized protein yields MIEQFVNFVIRPPRAEYNPDQYLWEPEFTLAGRKYKRIDLELSNERNQTLKCSHYVPAIIPENTALPCVIYCHGNSGCRADANEAAVILLPSNITLFALDFAGSGLSGGEYVSLGWHEKQDLKSVVSFLRKNKEVSCIGLWGRSMGAVTSLLYGAEDPSIAGMVLDSAFSNLYELMLELVDVYKIRVPKFTVKMAVHYMRRVIQRRAKFDIMDLNVVQFAPKTFIPALFGHASSDVFIQSHHTDRIHQAYAGDKNLIKFDGDHNSARPQFYYDSVSIFFYNVLNPPQFPSACSNKLEKYYNRGAGTNESLLYEIINGLRAAGTDAGSSSAAAASFTNATKSVVELLTERVNQLSVKNDSDLDFLLDENHNLTEMEENTAESHTQDKANRQSEECCSYTSSNRESWGRCSSLGAASDVSSSGERPRVSDHKHKSMTLRALATPLRRIRRKPLTIPKERKNRSLWKRLNQERHDMGESLTQRFRLCLQGQAQHKRTKSS; encoded by the exons ATGATCGAGCAGTTCGTTAATTTCGTCATCCGCCCGCCACG TGCAGAGTACAACCCAGATCAGTATTTATGGGAGCCAGAGTTTACTCTTGCAGGAAGAAAGTACAAACGAATAGATTTGGAG CTTTCCAATGAAAGAAACCAGACCTTAAAATGCAGCCACTATGTTCCTGCCATCATCCCAGAAAACACTGCCCTTCCATGTGTGATCTACTGCCATGGGAATAG TGGGTGCAGAGCAGATGCAAACGAAGCTGCTGTCATACTTTTGCCTTCAAACATTACACTTTTTGCACTTGATTTCGCTGGATCAGGGCTATCAGGGGGAGAGTATGTCAGCCTTGGTTGGCACGAG AAACAGGATCTCAAGTCCGTGGTGTCCTTTTTGCGGAAGAATAAGGAAGTCTCTTGCATAGGTCTTTGGGGGCGTTCGATGGGTGCTGTTACAAG CCTGCTGTATGGAGCAGAAGACCCCTCAATTGCTGGCATGGTTTTGGACAGTGCTTTCTCTAACTTGTATGAGCTAATGCTAGAGCTTGTTGATGTTTACAAAATCAGAGTTCCTAAGTTCACG GTTAAGATGGCTGTACACTACATGCGCCGTGTCATTCAAAGAAGAGCTAAATTTGACATAATGGATCTTAATGTTGTTCAG TTTGCCCCCAAGACGTTTATTCCGGCATTATTTGGACATGCATCAAGTGATGTGTTTATTCAGTCCCATCACACTGATCGTATTCATCAGGCGTATGCG GGTGATAAAAATTTAATCAAATTTGATGGCGATCACAACTCCGCTAGGCCCCAGTTTTATTATGATTCTGTTTCAATATTCTTCTATAATGTTCTGAATCCACCTCAATTTCCGTCTGCATGCTCAAATAAGCTAGAGAAGTACTATAACCGTGGGGCTGGAACTAATGAG AGCTTACTGTATGAGATCATAAATGGTCTAAGGGCTGCTGGTACTGATGCAGGAAGTTCATCCGCAGCTGCAGCTAGTTTCACCAATG CCACAAAATCAGTAGTTGAATTGCTGACGGAGAGGGTCAATCAACTGTCCGTTAAAAATGATAGTGACTTG GATTTCCTTTTGGACGAAAATCATAACCTCACTGAAATGGAAGAGAACACTGCAGAGTCTCATACACAG GATAAGGCGAACAGGCAAAGTGAGGAGTGCTGCTCATACACAAGTTCAAACCGAGAGAGCTGGGGAAGATGTTCTTCCTTAGGGGCAGCGAGTGATGTATCATCCTCCGGCGAACGTCCTAGGGTTTCCGATCATAAGCATAAG AGCATGACACTAAGAGCTCTGGCAACACCATTGAGACGGATACGGCGGAAACCACTCACCATACCAAAGGAGAGGAAGAATAGGTCTCTATGGAAGAGGCTAAACCAGGAGAGGCATGATATGGGGGAGAGCTTAACCCAGCGTTTCAGGCTGTGCCTCCAGGGCCAGGCTCAGCACAAGAGAACAAAGTCATCTTGA